Sequence from the Enhydrobacter sp. genome:
GGACGCCGGCCTCAGGGCCAGGATGCTGCTGCAGGTGCACGACGAGCTGCTGTTCGAAGTGCCGGACAGGGAGATCGACGGGACCAGGGACGTGGCACGCACGGTGATGGAAAGCGCCGCCACGCTCTCCGTGCCGCTGGTGGTCGACACCGGCGTCGGCGACAACTGGGCGGCGGCGCATTGAGACCACGGAGGAGACGGAGGACATGAAGATCTGGGGCCGATCGAACTCGATCAACGTGATGAAGGTGCTGTGGGCGGCCGACGAGTGCGGTGTCGCCTACGAGCGCGTCGATGTCGGCCTCCAGTTCGGCGGCAACAACGAGCCCTGGTACCTGAAGATGAACCCCAACGGAGTCGTGCCGACCATCGACGACGGCGGGCGCATCGTCTGGGAGAGCAACTCGGCGGTGCGCTACCTCGCGGCGCGCTACGCCTCGGGCACCCTGTGGCCGACCGATCCGGGCGAGCGCAGCGAGGCCGACCGCTGGATGGACTGGCAGCTCTCGACCATCTCCGAGCCGATGCGCATCGCCTTCTGGGGCCTCGTCCGCACGCCGCCGGAGAAGCGCGACATGGCGGCCATCAAGAAGGCAGCCGAGGACGCCGGCAAGCTGTTCGCCCGGCTCGACGGCTGGCTCGAGGGCCGCAAGTACGTCGCCGGCCAGCACTTCACCGTGGGCGACATTCCGGTCGGCTGCTTCGTGCATCGCTGGTACGCGCTCGACATGGCGCGGCCCACGCTCGGGAACGTGAAGGCGTGGTACGAGCGGCTGGCGAGCCGGCCGGCCTACGCCCGGCACGTCATGGTGAAGCTGACCTGACGGCGGAGGTCGGCGGCGCGCCGTCGCCCGCCAGCAACGTATCGACCAACTTGCGGAACCGGGTCGGCCCGGCATCGAGGCTGGTCGGCAGCATGCGCCGACCGGGATCGAGGTCGATCAGCTTCTGCTGCGCCTCGATCAGCGCCTTGTCCTCGCCGAACGCCGCCGCGGTGACGGCGAACAGCCGCTCGAGCTTGTCCGCGTCGATGTCCTGGCGGCGGGCGCCAGCGGCGTAGAAGTAGCGCGAGGTGCGGGCCGAGACGGGCGTGACGGCCTGCTCGTCGACGCGATGGAACAGCGGCTCGCCGGCCGGCTCTCCGCCGCCGCTGCGCGCCGCCGTGCCGGCCGGCCAGAAGGTGGTGCGCTGCAGGAACAGGCCAGGGAAGAGGAAATCGTAGGTCGTCCAGACGTCGGCGCGCTCGCCGAGCTTCTTCTTCATGAAGCCGCGCGGCGGATGGTCGGTGTGCCAGCGCTGCATCCGGAGGCCGCGCTCGAGCGGCACGATGCGCGGGCGCAGCTCGGCCCATTGCGGCATGTCCATGCCCAAGGTCTTCTCGTGCGCGAAGGAGAGGTGCGAGAGGTCGAGCAGATTGTCGTCGATCAGCAGATAGTTCGCGTCGTAGTCGAGATGGCTCGCCAGCAGGCGCCACGCCGGATCGTCGAGCGCCAGCGACGACGCGATGGCCGCCGGATCGGCGAGCGACGCGTCGCCCATCCACACCCAGACCCAGCTGCCGCGCAGCTCGACCGGATAGCGCCGCACGCAGGCCGAGTTGGGGATCAGCTTCTGGCCCGGGATCTCGATGCAACTGCCGTCGGGCGCGAACTTCAGGCCGTGATACATGCAGCGCAGCGCATCGCCCTCGAGCCGGCCCATCGAGAGCGGCGCGAAGCGGTGTGGGCAACGATCCTCGAGCGCCACCACCTCGCCGCCGCCGGTCCGGTAGAGCGCCAAAGGCTGGTCGATGATGGTACGGGCATGGATGCGACCGGGCTCGATCTCCTGCGCCCAGGCGGCGACGTACCAGGCATTGCGGACCCACATGGCTTCCTCCAACCCCGTTCCTCGCGGCGGCTTGGCGGCAGGATACACCGGCGCTCAGGCCAGCCGATAGACCTCGACCGGCCGATCGTGGCCCTTGACCATGCGCGGCTCGGGCGCCGGCAGGGCGATGCCGAGCGAGGCGCGGTCCTTGACCGCGGCGACGGTGGCGCCGCTCGCCAGCACCACGATCTCCTCGCCCTCCTTCATGAACTCCTTGCCGAGCTGCTCGAAGCGCTGGGCGACGTTCACCGCGTCGCCGACCACGGTGAAGTTGACGCGGCCCGGCGCGCCGATGTTGCCGACCACGACCGGACCGGAATGCAGGCCGATGCGCATGCGGACCGGCGGCCGCCCGGCGGCGCGGCGACGCTCGTTGTCGTCGTGAACGGCCCGGGCGATGGCCAACGCGGTGCGGATCGCGCGATCGGCATGGTCCTCCATGCGCTGCAGGCCGCCCCATACCGCCATGACCGCGTCGCCGATATACTTGTCGATCACGCCGTGCTCGTTCTCGATGCAGGTGCCGACCAGCGCGAAGTGCTGGTTGAGCAGCTCCGCCGTCTCCTGCTCGGGCAGGTCCTCGGCTTGGGGCGTGAACTCGACGATGTCGGTGAACATCACCGTGACCTGGCGGCGCCGCGAGACGATCGCCTCCTCGCCGAGCTCCATCAGCCGGAAGACGAGACGGCGCGGTACGTAGGCGCCGAACCACTTGAGCGCACCGCGCGCCTTGTCGAGACTGCGGGCGGCGTCGTCGATCTCGCGCAGCAGCGAGTGCTTGTGGAAGGGTTGCTCGAACTCCAGGCGCTGGATCGACTCGGCGGCAGTGGTGATGGTGCGGATCGCGGTCGCCATGCGAAGGCCCATGACCAGGGCCAGCAGGACGGCGACGGCGAGCGTGACGGCGCCGACGATGGCGCCGTTCGTCAGACGGTCGAGCTCGGCGGTGGCGTCCTCGAACGGAAAGTACTGGCCGACCAGCCACGGGTCGGGGCCGAAGCGCAGCACCCGGCGGTAGACGAACACCCAGCGCTTGCCGTCGATCTCGACGACATGGCCGAGCTCGCCGAGTGTCCGGTCGATTTGCGGGCTGCGCACCGGCTTGCCGAAGAAGTGCGCGAGTACCGGATCGCCGATCTCGGCGATGGTCGGCAACGGCTTGGCCTCGGACAGGCCGAGGCCGCGCGGGTCGATCAGATGTCGATGGGCGAGCACATGGTCGTGATCGACCAGGATGAAGTAGTTGCCGCCGCCGGCCTGGGTGCGGTCGGCGATCAGATAGGACAGATCGCCGACGGCGACGGTGGCGATCAGGGCGCCGATGAAGGCGTCGTCGATACGCCGTACCGGGGTGCGCACGTTGAGCACGGGCTGCTTCAGCGCCTCGCTCCAGAACAACGCGCCCCAGAAGGTGCTGTGCGCGGTCTGCATCTCGCGGAACCGCTCCAGCCCGCGCTGCTGCTCGGCGAGCGAGATCGTGTCGCGGATGACCATGCCGTCGGGCTCGCGCCGCGCGCGGTGCAACTGGAGGTCGAGTGTGCCAAAGGCGACGGCCGAGACGCCCGGCACCTTGGTCATCAGCACCGCCAGCGCCTCGCGCACCGCCACCGGCTGCACGATGTCGATGCGTCCGGCGGCGACCAGCGCGGCCACGAACTCGAGCTGTTCGGTCACCGGGTCGAGCCGATTGCGCAGCAGCGACACCTGGGCATCGACAACGCGCTGCGCACGGTCGACCAGCAGGCGCTCAGCGGTTCCCGTGGCACCCGTCAGAACGGCGATGTAGGCGATGCCCGAGATCAGCGCCAGCGAGACGAAGGCGAAGGCGAGCGCCACGATCAGCGGCATCCGCCACCGCCGCCGCTCGCCGTTCGCGACCGCCGCTAAAGTGGCCTTGGACTCAGCCATGTCCCTCGGCGCCGATCAGCCAAACAGCAACTAACGCGTGTATCATTGATATTTTTTGCCATCCGTGGGATTGTTCCTGCCGCGAGGATGGGGCGGGAAATGATTCGTCGGACCACAATCTCGATGGCAATCGTGGGCGCCGCATTGATCGGATGCACGGCAACCTACCCGGTGGTGGGAAAGTTCAGCGACTACAATGAAGTGTTCCTCGGCACGGTCAACGCCGATCTGATGTCGGGCGAGAGCTTCATCGACGCATGAGGCAAGAACACCGGCCTGCGCTGCCGCGGCGCGTCGAGGGTGCTCTTCATCCCGGCCAGCAACTATTTCCTGCCGACCTGCGCCGGCCAGAAGGGCATCGCCCGGCTGCGCTGCGACGACGGCCGTTACCTGCTGGCCGACTGGACGGCGACGAGCTGCACGTCGGGCCATGGCGAGGGCGACGACAATCGCGGCGTCAGGTTCGAGTTCGCTTTCGGCATGTCCGAACAGGAGGTCATGGCGAAGCTCGGCCAGCATCGGGAGGAAGCCGCGTCGAAGCCCGATCTGCCGATCTACCGGCCGCGCCAGGTGCGCAAGGAGAAGGGATTCTCCGTCGACACCGGCTTCTTCGTCACATCGGACGGCTACCTGATGACCAACCATCACGTCGTCGACGGGTCGACCAGAATCTCCGTACCGATCGGCGGGATCGAACACACCGCGCAGTCCGTGCACAACGACCCCGCGCACGATCTGGCGCTGCTGAAGATCGAAGGCCGGTTCGCCGCCCTGCCGATCGGCTCGTCCAGCACCGTCGTGCGTGCCGATGAAGTGTTCACTCTCGGCTATCCGCTGATCACGCTGTAAGGCAACGCCCAGAAGGCCACTTTCGGGCGGGTGAATGCGCTGTCAGGCCTCTCCGACGACCCCAACTTCATCCAGTTCGACGTGCTGCTTCCGCAGAACGTCAACTTCGTCGCCAAGGTCGACAAGGCGGTGCCTCTTTTGGCCGACATCGCGACACGCGGCCGCATCGGCGGCCGTTCGCTGCAAAGCTTGGTGTAAGACTACGAGAAGTCGGTCGTCCTCGTCGTCGCGCGCTAGGGATCAGGCGGCGGCGCGGATCGCCGCCTGCTTGACCTTGCCGTCGACGTGGCTCTCGAACTGCTGGAAGTTGCTTTCGAAGCGCTTGGCAACGTCGCGCGCCGCGCTGTCGTAGGCCTTCTTGTCCTTCCAGGTGTTCTTGGGGTTGAGCACGTCGCCCGGCACGTCCGGGCAGGCGCTCGGCACCAGCATGCCGAAATGGGGATCCGGCGTGGCGGCGACCGACGCCAGCGTGCCGTCGAGCGCCGCCCGCACCATGGCCCGCGTGTGGCGGATCGACATGCGCTGGCCGACGCCGAAGCCGCCGCCAGACCAGCCGGTGTTGACCAGCCAGCACTTGACGTTCTGGCGGGCCATCTTCTCGCCCAGCATCTTGGCGTAGACCGTGGGATGACGCGGCATGAACGGCGCGCCGAAGCAGGTCGAGAAGGTCGCCTGCGGTTCGGTCACGCCCTTTTCGGTACCGGCAACGCGCGCCGTGTAGCCTGAGAGGAAGTGATACATCGCCTGCTCAGGGCTGAGCCGCGAGATCGGCGGCAGAACGCCGAAGGCGTCGGCGGTCAGCATCACGATGTTCTCGGGCGTGCCGGCGATGCCGCTTTCCAGCGTGTTCGGGATGAAGTCCAGCGGATAGCAGGCGCGCGTGTTCTCGGTGAAGCGGCCGTCGTCGAGATCGAGCGCGCCGGTGTGCGCATCGTGCACCACGTTCTCGAGCACCGTGCCGAAGCGGCCGGTCGTCGCGTAGATCTCGGGCTCGGCCTCGCGGCTGAGCTTGATCACCTTCGCATAGCAGCCGCCCTCGAAGTTGAAGAGGCTGTTCTCCGCCCAGCCATGCTCGTCGTCGCCGATCAGGGTACGTGACGGATCGGCCGACAACGTCGTCTTGCCGGTGCCGCTCAGGCCGAAGAAGATCGCCACGTCGCCCTTCGATCCGATATTGGCCGAGGCGTGCATCGGCAGCACGTTCTTGTCGGGCAGCAGGTAGTTCAGGATGGTGAACACCGATTTCTTGATCTCGCCGGCGTACCAGGTGCCGCAGATCGCCACGACACGTTCGCTGAAATTCACCAGGATGGCGCAATCCGAGGCGGTGCCGTCGAGCGCTGGATCGGCCTGGAAGCCGGGCAGGTTGAGAATGGTGAAATCGGGTTTGAACCCTTCAAGCTCCTCGGCGCGCGGCCGCAGGAACATGTTGCGGGCGAAGAGATTGTGCCACGCCGTCTCAGTCACGACGCGCACGCCGATGCGATGGGCGGGGTCGGCGCCGGCCCAGCAGTCGCGTGCGAACAGCTCGCGGCGCTGGGCGTAGGCCATCATCCGGTTATAGAGGGCGCGATAGCGTTCGGGCGAGATCGGCTTGTTGGTCTTGCCCCAGTCGATGCGGCTCCTGGTGCCCGTGTCCTCGACGAAGAATTTGTCGTTGGGTGAACGGCCGGTGTGCACGCCGGTGCGCACCACGAAGGCCCCGCCGTCGGCGACCGCACCCTCGCGGCGCCGGACGGCTTCCTCGTAAAGCGCCGGCACGGAGAGGTTCCAGTTCACCTTCTCGAGATTCTTCAACCCGAGTGCATCGAGGCCAACTTTCGGTACGACGAAGCCCGTCTGTGCCACTAGCGCTTCTCCCTGCTTCCCTGGGCAATTCCCGGCGCGCCGAAGCCCCTCCGAGTTGCCCTGAACGTCACGTCGCCCTTTAGGTTGCCCGCCGCCGGGCGGCAAGGGCGAAGGGCGGAATAGTGTGGATCGACTTTCGCAGTCGCGAACAGCATGCCGCGACGCGGAATCACGCGGCGCGTGCCTTGGCGACCAGCGCGATCAAGGCCTGACGGGCCTGCCCTGCCGCCGCGAGCGGGCTCTCGAACGGCAGGCGGGCCACCCGGCCGGCGCGGCGCAGGTCGATACCCTCGGCATCGACCCCCGTCATCCTCCAGTCGCTGCCCGGCAGGCCGAGCAGCTTGCCGGCATAGAGCTGGACGGCATCGCCGTGATCGTCGTTCATGTGGGCGACGATGCCGGCCTCGCTCTCCATCAACTCGGGCAGCGGCGGCACCGCCAGAAGCTCCGTCGCATCGAGCCATTTGATCCTGCCGAAGCCGGCGACAAGATGAACGCGCTCCGGCACGACGCGATAGAGGTGGAAATCCTTGAAGCCCGCATACATGGCCGCATCGGGATGCCGCGCCAGGAATCGTCGCGTGAGACGTTCGTCGTCGACCGGCGCGGCACGCCCCAGCACCGAGGCGCGCGCGCCGGTCAGCGGCTGATCGAGGCCAGCGGTGCCGTCGAACAGCAGAGACACCCGCGCATCGGCCGCGATCGCCTTGCTGTGCTCGGCCAGGTCGCTGAGCAACAGGAGAGGCGACAGATCGTGATCCACCGCCACCAGGACGAGCGAAGCGTAGGGCCAGGCGGGCTCACCCTCGGCACCGGTCGGCAAGGCCGTCGCAAGGGCCGCGCGATCGAGCCCGCGAAGCAGGTCGCGCACCGCCCGGGATGTGTCATCCGTCATGGTGGGATCAAAAAAGCCGCAATTCGCACGTTATCGGTGGCAGATCGGGCGGGCGGCAGCAACCGCCCGGTCTGTGGTAACATTATGGACCAGGCCGCCAGGAGAAGTCACGCCGTGCGCAAGAACATCGCCCTCGTCGACGACGATCGCAACATTTTGACCTCCGTGTCGATGCTGCTCGAAGCCGAAGGGTTCCAGGTCAAATCCTACCCCGACGGCGCCTCCGCGCTCGAAGGCCTCAACCAGGCACCGCCCGACCTGGCGATCTTCGACATCAAGATGCCGCGCATGGACGGCATGGAACTGCTCAACCGGATTCGCAAGACCCAGACCTTCCCGGTGATCTTCCTGACGTCCAAGGACGAGGAGATCGACGAGGTGCTGGGCCTGCGCATGGGCGCCGACGACTTCATCCGCAAGCCGTTCTCGCAGCGACTCCTGCTCGAGCGCATCCGCGCCGTGCTGCGACGGACCGACGGCGGCGGCGCCAAGGGCGAGGGCGGAACGGAGCGGATCGTGCGCGGCGAGCTGGTGCTCGATCCGAGCCGGCACCAGTGCACGTGGAAGGGCAAGGAAGTGCATCTCACGGTCACCGAGTTCCTGTTGCTGAAATCGCTCGCGGAGCGGCCCGGCCACGTCAAGAACCGCGACCAGTTGATGGATGCCGCCTACGGCGAGACGATCTACGTCGACGACCGCACGATCGACAGCCACATCAAGCGCGTGCGCCGCAAGTTCCGCGAGGTCGACGGCGAGTTCGAGCAGATCGAAACGCTCTATGGCATTGGATACAGATACCGCGACGCCTAGGCGGGAGACTCCGGCAGACACTCCGACCGCGGCGACGTCGCCCCTCAAATCCGCGATCCGCGGCCTGTGGCCCGGCGCGCGCCGACGGGCCGAGACCGCGGCGGAGCGGGCCGAGTCGCCGTCGCTGCTGCGCCGCCGCCGCAGCCCCAATCGCCGCCATTCCCCGCTCACCCGGCGCATCCTGCTGCTCAATATCGTGCCGGTCGCGCTGTTGGCGCTCGGCGCGGTCTATCTCAGCGACTACGAGGAGGAGCTGATCGATGCCGAGCTCGCCTCGCTGTCGGTGCAGGGCGAGATGGTGGCCGCCGGCATCGGCGAGGTCGCCGTGGTCGGCGGCGAGACCACCGTCAACCGCCTCGATGCCGAGGCGGCGCGCCAGCTCCTGACGCGCCTCGTCCGGCCGACCGGCGTGCGGGCACGCCTGTTCAGCGAGACCGGCGAGCTGCTCGGCGACTCGGCGGTCCTGACCGAGGCCGGGCGCATTCACAGCGCCCCGCTGCCGCCACCCGAGGAGCCGGTCGACGAACCGCGCCCGCTGATCGATCGCATCAGCGACTGGATCGGCCACCAGCTGTCCCGCCACGAACGCTACTCCGAGTATGTCGAGCGCCCGGTGCCCACGATCCGTGACTTCCCCGAGGCGGCGAGCGCGTTGCGCGGCTTCAACGCCTCGGCCGTCCGCGTGGCGGGCGATGGCAGGCTGCTGCTCAGCGCCGCCGTGCCCGTTCAGCGCTACAAGCAGGTGCTGGGTTCGCTGATGCTGACGCGCGACAACCGCGCCATCGCCGCGTCGCTGCGCGAGGTGCGCTACGACATGCTGACCATCGCCGTGGCGGCACTCGGCATCACCGTGCTGCTCTCGCTTTATCTCGCGGGAACCATCACCCAGCCGATCGTGCGGTTGGCACGCGCCGCCGACGACGTGCGGCTGGCGCGCGCGAGCCGGCCGACGATTCCCGATCTCGGCAAGCGCGGCGACGAGATCGGCGATCTCAACGACGCCCTGCGCTCGATGACCGAGGCGCTGTGGCAGCGCATCAACGCCATCGAGAGCTTCGCCGCCGACGTGGCGCACGAGCTCAAGAATCCGCTGACCTCGCTGCGCTCGGCGATCGAGGTCGCCGCCCGTCCCGATCTCGAGCCGGAACGCCGCGCCCGCCTGATGGCCATCGTCATCGACGACATCAACCGGCTGAACCGGCTGATCTCCGACATTTCCGACGCCTCGCGGCTCGACGCCGAACTGATGCGCGGCGAGGTAAAGCCGGTCGACCTGAAGGCGCTGCTCGACGACATGATCCGGCACTACGTGCGGACCGAGGCGCAGCGGGCGGCAGTCGACGTCGACCTGCGCATCGCCGCCAACCCGCCCTTCACCGCGCACGGCCACGACGGCCGCTACGGGCAGGTGTTCCGCAACGTGATCGAGAACGCCCTGTCCTTCAGCCCGCCCGACTCGCGCATCGTCATCGAGCTCATGCGCGAGCCGCGCAACGGCCCCTTCGTGGTCACCATCGACGACGAGGGCCCCGGCATTCCCGAGGAGAATCTCGAATCGATCTTCCAGCGCTTCTATTCCGAGCGGCCGACCGAGCATTTCGGCCGGCATTCGGGGCTGGGATTGTCGATCTGCCGGCAGATCATGGAGACCTATGGCGGCTCGATCGCCGCCTCCAACCGCCGCGCCGCCGACGGCCGCGTGCTGGGCGCGCGTTTCACCATCCGCATTCCCTCGGCCAACCGGAAATAGGCGCGGCACCATGTTCATCCACGCGACCACCGTGGCCTTCAAGTCCACCGGCGGATCGTGGCGAGCCGCCCTGCTGCGCGGACCGTCGGGATCCGGCAAGTCGGACCTGGCCTTGCGTGCGCTCGAGGCGGGCGGCCGGCTGGTGGCCGACGACCAGACGCACGTGGCGCGCAAGGGACGCGGCCTGATCGCCACCCCGCCAGCGGCGCTGGCCGGCATGATCGAGGTGCGGGGCCTGGGGATCGTG
This genomic interval carries:
- a CDS encoding glutathione S-transferase family protein encodes the protein MKIWGRSNSINVMKVLWAADECGVAYERVDVGLQFGGNNEPWYLKMNPNGVVPTIDDGGRIVWESNSAVRYLAARYASGTLWPTDPGERSEADRWMDWQLSTISEPMRIAFWGLVRTPPEKRDMAAIKKAAEDAGKLFARLDGWLEGRKYVAGQHFTVGDIPVGCFVHRWYALDMARPTLGNVKAWYERLASRPAYARHVMVKLT
- a CDS encoding HPr kinase/phosphatase C-terminal domain-containing protein, with amino-acid sequence MFIHATTVAFKSTGGSWRAALLRGPSGSGKSDLALRALEAGGRLVADDQTHVARKGRGLIATPPAALAGMIEVRGLGIVRLGRMKLLSRAAVGLLVDLVPADRIDRLPEARHEALLGVDLPVLALAPFEASAAAKLRLALARTARA
- a CDS encoding stimulus-sensing domain-containing protein, which codes for MALDTDTATPRRETPADTPTAATSPLKSAIRGLWPGARRRAETAAERAESPSLLRRRRSPNRRHSPLTRRILLLNIVPVALLALGAVYLSDYEEELIDAELASLSVQGEMVAAGIGEVAVVGGETTVNRLDAEAARQLLTRLVRPTGVRARLFSETGELLGDSAVLTEAGRIHSAPLPPPEEPVDEPRPLIDRISDWIGHQLSRHERYSEYVERPVPTIRDFPEAASALRGFNASAVRVAGDGRLLLSAAVPVQRYKQVLGSLMLTRDNRAIAASLREVRYDMLTIAVAALGITVLLSLYLAGTITQPIVRLARAADDVRLARASRPTIPDLGKRGDEIGDLNDALRSMTEALWQRINAIESFAADVAHELKNPLTSLRSAIEVAARPDLEPERRARLMAIVIDDINRLNRLISDISDASRLDAELMRGEVKPVDLKALLDDMIRHYVRTEAQRAAVDVDLRIAANPPFTAHGHDGRYGQVFRNVIENALSFSPPDSRIVIELMREPRNGPFVVTIDDEGPGIPEENLESIFQRFYSERPTEHFGRHSGLGLSICRQIMETYGGSIAASNRRAADGRVLGARFTIRIPSANRK
- a CDS encoding DUF2470 domain-containing protein — encoded protein: MTDDTSRAVRDLLRGLDRAALATALPTGAEGEPAWPYASLVLVAVDHDLSPLLLLSDLAEHSKAIAADARVSLLFDGTAGLDQPLTGARASVLGRAAPVDDERLTRRFLARHPDAAMYAGFKDFHLYRVVPERVHLVAGFGRIKWLDATELLAVPPLPELMESEAGIVAHMNDDHGDAVQLYAGKLLGLPGSDWRMTGVDAEGIDLRRAGRVARLPFESPLAAAGQARQALIALVAKARAA
- a CDS encoding aromatic ring-hydroxylating dioxygenase subunit alpha is translated as MWVRNAWYVAAWAQEIEPGRIHARTIIDQPLALYRTGGGEVVALEDRCPHRFAPLSMGRLEGDALRCMYHGLKFAPDGSCIEIPGQKLIPNSACVRRYPVELRGSWVWVWMGDASLADPAAIASSLALDDPAWRLLASHLDYDANYLLIDDNLLDLSHLSFAHEKTLGMDMPQWAELRPRIVPLERGLRMQRWHTDHPPRGFMKKKLGERADVWTTYDFLFPGLFLQRTTFWPAGTAARSGGGEPAGEPLFHRVDEQAVTPVSARTSRYFYAAGARRQDIDADKLERLFAVTAAAFGEDKALIEAQQKLIDLDPGRRMLPTSLDAGPTRFRKLVDTLLAGDGAPPTSAVRSASP
- a CDS encoding phosphoenolpyruvate carboxykinase — encoded protein: MAQTGFVVPKVGLDALGLKNLEKVNWNLSVPALYEEAVRRREGAVADGGAFVVRTGVHTGRSPNDKFFVEDTGTRSRIDWGKTNKPISPERYRALYNRMMAYAQRRELFARDCWAGADPAHRIGVRVVTETAWHNLFARNMFLRPRAEELEGFKPDFTILNLPGFQADPALDGTASDCAILVNFSERVVAICGTWYAGEIKKSVFTILNYLLPDKNVLPMHASANIGSKGDVAIFFGLSGTGKTTLSADPSRTLIGDDEHGWAENSLFNFEGGCYAKVIKLSREAEPEIYATTGRFGTVLENVVHDAHTGALDLDDGRFTENTRACYPLDFIPNTLESGIAGTPENIVMLTADAFGVLPPISRLSPEQAMYHFLSGYTARVAGTEKGVTEPQATFSTCFGAPFMPRHPTVYAKMLGEKMARQNVKCWLVNTGWSGGGFGVGQRMSIRHTRAMVRAALDGTLASVAATPDPHFGMLVPSACPDVPGDVLNPKNTWKDKKAYDSAARDVAKRFESNFQQFESHVDGKVKQAAIRAAA
- a CDS encoding response regulator transcription factor, with amino-acid sequence MDQAARRSHAVRKNIALVDDDRNILTSVSMLLEAEGFQVKSYPDGASALEGLNQAPPDLAIFDIKMPRMDGMELLNRIRKTQTFPVIFLTSKDEEIDEVLGLRMGADDFIRKPFSQRLLLERIRAVLRRTDGGGAKGEGGTERIVRGELVLDPSRHQCTWKGKEVHLTVTEFLLLKSLAERPGHVKNRDQLMDAAYGETIYVDDRTIDSHIKRVRRKFREVDGEFEQIETLYGIGYRYRDA
- a CDS encoding trypsin-like peptidase domain-containing protein yields the protein MLFIPASNYFLPTCAGQKGIARLRCDDGRYLLADWTATSCTSGHGEGDDNRGVRFEFAFGMSEQEVMAKLGQHREEAASKPDLPIYRPRQVRKEKGFSVDTGFFVTSDGYLMTNHHVVDGSTRISVPIGGIEHTAQSVHNDPAHDLALLKIEGRFAALPIGSSSTVVRADEVFTLGYPLITL